In the Azospirillum humicireducens genome, GGCGCCGAATTGCACCGCGCCGTCGATCCAGCCAAGGACCAGAGCTATTTCCTGTTCGCCACCACGCGCGAACAGCTGGAGTTCCTGCGCTTCCCGCTGGGCGGCCTGACCAAGCCGGAGACCCGCGCCTTGGCCGAGCGCCACGGGTTGGAGGTGGCGGCCAAACCCGACAGCCAGGACATCTGTTTCGTCCCCAACGGCAATTATGCCGAGGTTGTGGCGAAGCTGCGCCCCGGCTCCGTCGAGCCCGGCGACATCGTCCATGTCGACGGCCGCGTCCTGGGCCGCCACAAGGGCGTCGTCCACTACACGGTCGGCCAGCGCAAGGGGCTGGGCATCGGCGGCATCCGCGGCCAGGAGGAGGAGGCGCTCTACGTCGTCCGCCTGGAGCCCGCCCGCCGCCGCGTCGTCGTCGGCCCGCGCCGCGACCTCGCCCGCTCGCTGGTGATGGTGCGCGACGTGAACTGGCTCGGTCCCGATCTCGCCGACGGGGCTGGGATCGAGGTGGCGGTGAAGCTGCGGTCTGCCCAGCCGGCGGCCCCCGCTGTATGGCGCGCCGGTCCCGACGGCACCGCGCGGGTCG is a window encoding:
- the mnmA gene encoding tRNA 2-thiouridine(34) synthase MnmA; translated protein: MNSLGLSKRPQDTRVVVAMSGGVDSSVTAAVLREEGYDVVGITLQLYDHGLALQKPGACCAGQDIYDARQVADRIGIPHYVLDYEGRFSQDVMDDFADSYLRGETPIPCVRCNQRVKFRDLLNTARDLGADALATGHYVRRIAGPQGAELHRAVDPAKDQSYFLFATTREQLEFLRFPLGGLTKPETRALAERHGLEVAAKPDSQDICFVPNGNYAEVVAKLRPGSVEPGDIVHVDGRVLGRHKGVVHYTVGQRKGLGIGGIRGQEEEALYVVRLEPARRRVVVGPRRDLARSLVMVRDVNWLGPDLADGAGIEVAVKLRSAQPAAPAVWRAGPDGTARVELQAPQHGIAPGQACVVYQGDRVLGGGWISGTAGGVAEGTEVGETVA